Genomic segment of Candidatus Paceibacterota bacterium:
TCAATAGTGACGGTAAGGGCACCATCTTCTGCGTCGAGTGCGGTTGCGCCCTCATCAACATACGTTGTGCCCTGGATCACGTTGACTGGGTTTGAACCAATGACCGTGATAACCGGAGCGACGTTGATGTGTGGTGTCACAACAACTGTACGAGTTGTCGTACCTACGAAGCCAGTAATCTGATCGGTCGCGGTGTAGGTCAATATATATGTTGCTGGAGTGTTGATATCAACTGTACCAGAAACAACAATCGGAGTAGTGACCGTATGCGCACCCGCGACTGCGGTTGCACCTAGCTCATCATAAGCAGTCCCCTGCTCTATTGAAATAGTTGAGGAACCATTCAATGTGACAACGGGAAGCTGATAGACAGTGAAATCAAGCAATGACAGATCGACATATCCCTCTGGAACACCAATACAGCCGGGAGCTACTATTCCAAAATCAGCAGGTGCAACAAGACAGACCGTGTGTGCACCAGTAGCGGGCACAAGAAATGAGAATGCCCCAGAAACATCTGCGGTTGTCGTTGCAATAACTACGTCAGTAGCATCACGAAGCTCGACATTCGCACCAAGAACATAACCTGGATTATTTACATCTGCCGAAGTACCAATGCGCACAGTACCACCGGCGGTAAACTCTGCTTTTGCGGTTACTGTGATTGTACGTGTAACTGGATCAGCAGTGAAACCAGTCATTTCATCAACAACATTGTAGGTGATGATATACGTGCCTGGAACCGCAGTATCCACTATACCGGTAGGCAAAACAGTTGCGGCAAGTGCGCGAGTTCCCGCCATAGCCAATGCACCTGCATCAACATATGACGAACCCTGCACAATAGAGATTGTCGAACTACCATTCAAGGTGATAACGGGAAGTTCTGAAATCGTGAAGTCATTATTCGCAACATCAGATGCGCTTTGTGGAACACTGATACAGCTCGAATCGATGATGCCGAATCCAAGTGGAGCAGCAAAGCAAATATTGTAATCTCCCGCTGCCGTAATCGCAAACGAGTATGCGCCGTTTGCATCTGTGGTCGTCGAAGCGATGACTGTGCCACCTGCATCCTGAAGGTCGACACTCACACCGAGCACATAGCCAGGATTCGTGCTGCTTGCCACAACGCCGATACGCACGCTTCCAGATATGCTATATGATGTATTTCCTGAATTGAGCGGAGTGACAATGACCGTGCGCGTAGCACTTGTCACAAAACCAGTAATTTCATCGGTAACGGAATACGTCACAGTGTATGTACCCGGAGTACTTGGGACATCTGGAGTAATGTTGCCGGTGATATCGATTACCGCATTAATAACGCGGCTACCTGCGAGTGCCGTAGCACCATACTCTATATATAGATCACCCTCAACGATAGTAATCGCACTTCCACCATTCGGCGTAATGACTGGTAGCTCTGTAATAGTGAAATCACTTAAAGTGATGTCTGACGTCCCCTGCGTAAGCAGTACACAACCTGAGTTGATCACACCAAATGTATCCGGAGTTACAAGACACACATTGTGGTCTCCTAAAAGAGGGATTACGAACGAGAACGATCCATTTGCATCGGTTGTCGTTGCTTCGAGAACGTTCCCCATTCCATCCTGGAGTTCAATTGTTGCACCAAGTGCATATACGGGATTAGAGCTTGAGGCTGCAGTGCCGACTCGCACTGTACCCGATGCAGTATATTCTGTAGGAGCAGCTACAACATTAACTATTCGAGTCACCGTTGTCGTTGCACCATTATTGTCGGTGACACTATAGGTCACCGTATATGTGCCAAGCACACCTGCATTTACCTGATCATCAACAATAATCCTAGAGGTGAGGTCACCATCTTCTGCATCCGTTGAAGTAGCGCCTGCATCAACATAACTTGCACCAAGAACTAAATCAACTGGATTAAGTCCCAGAATAGTGATGACTGGAGCAACATTGACGTGTGGTGGCGTATTCACGTTCACGATGCGCTGCGCAGAGGCGGTAAATCCAGTAAGTTCGTCAACGACGTTATACGTAATTATGTATTGACCTGCGAGATTCGTATTCACTACACCCGATGGCGTAACTGTTGCCGCAAGTGTTCGGCTACCCGCGGTTGCGATTCCGCCAAGCTCATCATATGAACCCCCAACAAGGATATCAATGGTTGATGAGCCATTAAGTGTAATAATTGGACGCAATGCAATAGTGAAGTCATCGAGTGTGACATTCGTATTACCCTGCGCTATATCAATACAGCTAAGTCCGATTACTCCATAACCAGAAGGAGCTACAAGACATACACTATGATTACCTGTTGTAGAAATTGTGAAAGAGAACGCGCCACTTGCATCTGTTGTTGTTGTCGCAAGGACTTCACTTGTCATGTCCTTTAACTCTACCGCTGCACCAAGCGCGTAAACCGGATTGAGCGCAGATGCTGCGGTACCCTCACGAAGCGTACCCGTTGCAGTGAATTCAGTTGGAAGTGCATTCACTATGACCGTGCGGACTACTGATACTGCGGCAAGCTGCGTAACTGGATCGACCACATCATAGGTGACTGTATATGTCCCAGGCACCGTCGTGACAATATTCCCTGCCGCGACAATACTTGATGAAATATCATTAACGCCCTGAACTGCAGTAGCACCGAGATCAACATAAGTTGAGTTCTGTAAAATATTCACCGTACTTGAACCGTTCAACGTGATCACCGGAGTCATCGCAACAGTAAAGTCTGGCACGATAATATTTGCGCTCGATGATGCGGCAGTATAACAGTTTGAGCTAAGTGCACTGAATCCAAGCGGTGCTGTAATACATACTGAATAATCAGCAGTTGGAGTATTTACGAGAAACGCACCCGTAGCATCTGTAGTCGTTGTTGTTGCAACATGAGTCACCGTATTGGTGAGCGTAACAACAACACCTGAAACACCTGCATTTGAAGTCGAAGCAACGGTACCCGAACGGACCATTCCACTCATATCGATATACGTAACAGGTGGTGGAGGTACGACTGGAGTGACATTCACGGTACGCACTACGGAAATTGCAGAAAGTCCGTTCTTTGGATCAATGACGTTATAGGTCACTGCATAGGTGCCGACCGTCGTCATATCAACTGTACTTGATGCAACAATGAGCGCAGTAAGATCATCCCGACCTCGGCTCGCAGTTGCTCCGTCATCTTCATAGACAGTGTCCTTTACTACAGAGACAGTCGCATCTCCATTGAGCTGAATAACTGGACGATCAGAAATCGTAAAGTCTGAAAGTGTCACATCATCCGTAGGGTCTGGGTACACGACAGTCTGACATGCTGGAGATGCAGGAATTGAACCGTACTCTACTGCTGGAACCACGCAAGCCTGATAGTTGCCTGGAATAATAAGAAATGAGAAACCGCCTATATATGAAGATGTTGTAGCCACAACAGCATTTCCATTTGAAGTATCGCGGAGCTCGATCATAACACCTGCGATTGCAGGATTATTTATATCAACAGTATCACCCGTGCGTACATAGCCATAGATACTCGTTGCATTGAGCAATGAGTTATCAGAACCAGAACCACCACCACCGCCACCTGCCACAGAGACAACAGTCACTGAGCGAGATGCCGTAGCAACATATCCAGTCACTGTGTCCGTAAGTGAATAGTTAATTGTATAGACAGCGGGCACTGAAGTATTCACTGTTCCAGTTGCTGCAATCAAGGACGTCACATCTGTCGTGTCCTTTAACGCGGTTACACCTGAATCTGTGTATGTTGAATGCTGATCCACAAAGACCATCGCTGGAGTCACCGTGATGACGGGAAGCTTTGATATTGTAAAATCAGCAACCTGTGTGTCGGCGACAGGAAGTGTGATGTCTTGGCAGTTCGTACCACCAGAGAGTAAACCGTAACCTGTTGGCACGGTGAAGCAAACCTTGTAATCAGAAACGGGAGAAACGGAAACCGTAAATGTTCCGTCGCCCGCACTAGTTGTCTGTGTCTGGAGCGAACCGTCAGCATTTGAAATAAGCTGAACAGCAGCACCTGCGTAGCCAGGATTACCAGAAAGCGCAGTATCACCGATGCGCACTGCGCCAGTAATATTTACTGGTGTAGGCGTATCTGCTTCTGCAGTTTTCACGGAAAAAATACCGTGCCCGCTAAATAGGTTCCCGATAAAAATCGAAATGAACGCTATGCTAATAATAAAGCCGACAGGGACTGTCGAAGCGTATGATATTTTTTTCATGGCTATGGTTTAGACACAATCAGGACTAGTACGGTTTATTGTGTTGAAATTCAAACTACCTATTATTCTTAAGGTTGTCAAGTGAAAATATTTAAAGCATGGCTCAAGAGAGCCGTTTTAAAGGACATGTCCTTAAAGGACAGTCTCGAAATTTTGTGTCCTTTATAAAGGACATTTGTCCTTTAGCAATATACTTTTATTTATAGCCATATAAAAAATTAACTAATAGCATTTTGTATAGCATGCGCACTCAATATCGCTCGTTACTGCCTTATCAGTCGATGCAAATTTAATGCTCTGATTTTCTCATGCCGAATGATATTCCCCTTCTTCGAGAAAACTTGTACAAAAAAAATTCACACCAGAGGGTGTGAATTTTTAAACTTACTTAACCTTCTTTGAGTTTGTAGGAATGTCGACAACAGACGCGGTCACCGTCTCAGTCACTTCATCCTCCCCTCGCGTACGGCGATAAAGATAGACTGAGACTGCAAATGCAAACACCCCGAGAAGAAGAGCAAACACTGCTGCAATCGCCGTCATGTTCAGGAAGCTTCTGAAATTATAGAATGCGGTAGCAATATTCCCTTCCTTATTCTCAACAACAGGATCAATCGCCTCAGTTTTCGCAGCCACGGAACCTGATGCACTGATTGAATTACCTTCATCTTTCTTGCCAAATGTTGGCATCACCGCGAGCAAGCTCTGCTTAGCACGATTCCACCATGCACTCAATGCCCCCTGCTTAGTCGTACTTGCGACATCTGCGAGTGATGCGGCGTCGCTCGATGCATATGAACTTCCTTGCTGTCCTAACGCAGCAACACGATAGGTAGCAATTTCCTTCAACTGTGCAAATGTGAGCGGGAACTCATGACCACAATAAATCTCATTAATCTTTTTCTGGGTTGTCATATAGACATTACCCGTATTGCCATCCTTGCCCCAAAGTGAGAGTACCTCCTTGAAGTGTCTATCCTGGAATATACGTACACCACGCTCTGTAGCCTCATCATAAACACCTGTCGCACGCACGCTCATCAGGCCTTCGTAAATGAAGAGGAATGTCTGCAACTTGAGCACTTCAACCTTCTCATTTTGCGCACCCTTGCTCATATAGCTCTTAAGGAGCACACACTCGTTTGCAGTACTTGGTGCAGGGACGCTAGGATTGATGGTTGTAGCTACAAGCGGAGCACCAACAATCACCTTTCGCACCACATCCTTCGTAGGGAAACCTCCCGTTGCCTTTGCGTCGACATGGTAGACTACCGCGTACTCCCCTGCAACCTTCGTATTCACATCACCAGTTGCCTCAACGCCGTAACCATGAATAACTTTGCCATCCTGGCCACGAAGCTCAACGCCCGGGTCCTCATATATTGAACCAGTCTTTACATAAACAGTAGTACCACCGTACAAGAAGATTGTAGGGAGTTTCTCAACAAGAAAACCATCAAGCGCAACAACGCCCACAAGGTTAGTAAGCTCAAAATTGAGTGGTGCCCCCACAGGGATTCCATAACCCACTGCAGGAACGAGAGATACTATATAGTCAATATTCTCAGGTGCGGTAAATACGAATTTACCACCCTCATCCGTAACCGCAGTTGCTTGGAGTGCACCTGAGTGCTTCAGCGTAAGATTCACGGTCATGCCTGGTGCGACAACGCTTGATGAGCTCGCAGATGCGAGAGTGCGGATCGTACCCGAGATGTTATTGGTAATCGGAGCAGAAGCTTCTGCGGCCACTACAGTGGGAAGCACTGTGCTTGTAGCGAGAAAATTTCCGATCGGTGCAAAGAGAAATGCAGTGACAAGAACTGCAGATGAAATTGCACGAGTTGCTGTAGAAATTTGCATGATAATAAGTTGCGAGTTTTAAAGCACAGAAGTAGGAATACCTACAACAGTGTTCCCTTCAAACTACTGCTAATTGACAGAGTGTCAAGAAATAGAAACACACAATTATGGCTTAACTGAGCCAATATAAAGGACATTAACTAAAGGACATACTTACATGCAAACTCCATGAACTGTCCTTTAAAAATACCTTTAATAATGGGCGTTATTCGTGATAAGTAATTATATATACCGAAGAGGTGCGCGCAGACTTCCCTGCATTTCCCCGGACTTGACCTTGGGTTACTTACTGGTTGTATTGAGTTATCCACATTTGTGTACTTATATATTTTGGAAATCTTCCGGCCATTTCACTCCGGGCAACTCTCCTTCTTCAGTACATAAAGGGATCACTATAACAAGAAAATAGCGCCCGAAAAAGCTATATTATCCTTCCTCCTATGCTATAATCATTCATATATGAATGAGAAATTCTTGACCCCCTACAACCCCGAAGAGACCGAGGATCGCATTTATGCTGCGTGGCAAAATGCAGGCTACTTCAATCCTGATAAATGTGTTGAATCAGGCGCAACTGCCGCTGATGCTCCTACATACTCAATCGTACTCCCCCCACCAAACGTAACCGGTGTTTTGCACATGGGCCACGCCGCCATGCTTGCCATAGAGGATATCATCGTGCGCTACAACCGCATGACTGGACATCGTACTCTCTGGCTCCCTGGAACAGACCATGCCGCAATCGCAACACAATCGAAAGTTGAGAAAATCATCGAAAAAGAGAAGCTCAATAAGTATGAAATGGGGCGCGAAGCATTTTTGGACCGAGTAAACAAATTTGCCCAAGAGTCTCACGATGTGATCGTTAGCCAGGTTCGCAAGATGGGTGCATCCGTCGACTGGTCACGTGAGGCATTTACTCTCGATGAAAAACGCAACCTCGCAGTGCGCACCGCTTTTAAACGCATGTATGACGACGGCCTCATTTACCGTGGTTACCGTGTCGTGAACTGGGACCCAAAGGGGCAGACAGTTATCTCTGATGATGAAATCGTCTATGAGGAGCGCAAAGCGAAGTTCTATACCTTCAAGTACAGCAAGGACTTCCCTATTGCTATCTCGACCACACGACCAGAAACGAAGGTTGGCGACACCGCAGTCGCCGTCCATCCTGAGGATGAACGCTATGCACACCTTGTCGGAACGACTCATGAAGTTGTCTTTTGTGGTGTTCCCCTTTCTATCAAGATCATCGCCGACACTGCCGTCGAGAAGGACTTTGGGACAGGAGCACTTGGAGTGACCCCTGCTCACTCTGCAATCGACGCAGAAATTGCGCAGCGCCATAACCTCCCAATGATCCAGGTCATCGATGAGAAGGCACGCATGATGGTTGGCGACGACCGTATCAAGGGCAAGAAGGCTGCCGAAGCACGCGAGATTATCGCGCAATACCTCCGCGACGAGAACCTCATTGAAAAGGAAGAGGAAGTAACCCAGAATGTTTCTACTGCTGAGCGCACGGGTGCTATCATCGAACCACTCCCAAAGATGCAGTGGTTCATCGCGGCGAACAAGCAGTTCACAATGAAGCACTCAAAGCTTCAGGGAATCAATGCGGGTGATCAGGTGACTCTCAAACAACTCATGCAGCACGTCGTGCGCGAGGGCGAAATCAGTATTCTTCCTGATCGCTTCAATACAACCTACTTCCGTTGGATTGATAATCTTCGTGACTGGTGTATCTCACGCCAAATCTGGTACGGACACCGCATCCCTGTGTGGTATAAGGGTGATGAGATCTTCTGCGATATTGAGGCACCAGAGGGTGAGGGTTGGACACAAGACCCTGATACACTCGACACGTGGTTTTCTTCTGGACTATGGACATTCTCAACACTTGGATGGCCTGACGAGAACGCAATCGATTTCAAGACGTACCACCCAACACAGCTTCTTGAGACGGGCTATGACATCCTCTTCTTCTGGGTTGCGCGCATGATTCTCATGAGCACATATATACTCGGAGAGATTCCATTCGAAACCGTCTACCTCCACGGCCTTGTTCGTGATGCAAAAGGACAGAAGATGAGCAAGAGTAAAGGAAATGCGACCGACCCTCTTGAAATGATTGCAAAGTACGGTGGCGACGCTGTGCGCATGTCACTCATTGTCGGCACAGGCCCTGGCGCTGATACAAATTTCTCAGAAGATAAAGTGCGTGCATACAAGAAGTATGCCAACAAGATCTGGAATATCTCTCGCTTTGTCATCGAAAAGACCGAGGGTATTACTGTCGACCTCGACAAGCACCCGAAGCTTACCGACAAGGATGCAGCTGCTATCAAGGAGCTCAATGGGGTCATCGAGTACGTAGGTACACATGTGAGCGAATATAAGCTCCATCTTGCCGCCGAACACCTCTACCATTTCACCTGGCACACCCTTGCCGACGTGCTCATAGAGGAACGCAAGGCAATCCTATCTGAGGGTACCGATGAAGAGAAGTATTCTGCTGCCTGGACCTTGCGCACCATACTTGAAACGATACTCAAGCTGCATCACCCTTTCATGCCATTCATCACTGAGGAAATCTGGTCTCTACTTCCTCTCCGCACCTTACCACTTATTGTCACTCCATGGCCTTTGGCGAAGTAACAACAAATACGTTTTTCATCGCTCTACTGCTCGGACTCGTTCCGTCTCTTTTCTGGCTCTGGTTTTGGCTCCGTGAAGACCGGCTCCACCCGGAACCCAAAAGCATGATTATGCTCGCATTCCTTGGTGGTATGGTTGCAACGATGCTTGCTTATCCACTGGAGCGGGCCGTAGCAGATATTGGATTAACCGAGCAACAACGGTTCATGGTTTGGGTAGTAATGGAAGAACTGCTCAAGTATGCGGCACTCTTCTTCCTAGTATTACGTAGTCCTTACTTCGATGAGCCGATAGATGCGGTGATTTACATGATCACCATCGCCCTCGGCTTCGCGGCTCTTGAGAACACGCTCTTCATTCTTGGACCGCTCGCTTCGGGAGATCAAGCAACTGCAATGAATCTCACCGCGCTTCGCTTTGTTGGCGCAACGTTGCTTCACGTAGCATCTTCCGCTCTTGTCGGCATCGCAATGTCCTTTGCTTACTTCAAGGTAAAAGGCCATCGTATTCTTTTCTCAGTCTCAGGTATACTTGCAGCAATCACCCTGCATGCGATCTACAATCTGTCGATCGTCGAAAGCTCTGACCCAAGTACCGTGTATAATATATTCATTGGACTTTGGGTTTCTGTCCTTGGGGTGCTCTTGGCCTGTGAGCGCATTAAACGACTTCCACCTCGAACGCATCTCTCGTTTCCTAATCTAAAACGCATATGAGAAATACAAGCTTTTTCGAAAAATTAACCGGATCACTTCGTCTCACTGACGATGACCTTAAAGCACTCAATGAGCACGCTGATGGATCTAGCGAAACAGTATCTCCCGCTACAACTCCAAAAGTGACTCTTCCGAGTGCATATGATGATAATACGATCATTGAAGAAACAGATGAGGATTTTGAAATCCCTGATGATGCTGAAGTGGAAACCGTAGAGGAAGTCATCGAGGACGACTCGATTGATAGCGAGGAGATTGAGGAATACTACGAAGAGATCATCGATGAAGAAGAACCGGCGAGACACATGAAACTTGTGGATTTTGAGGATGAACCACAAATCAGAAACACCGAACAAGAAATCGAGGAAGAGGATGTTGAGGAAACGGACGATGATGAGGATTATCCGGTCTTCAACATTGAACACGAAGAAGAGCCTGAAGAAGCTCCACAGAAAATTCTCGATTATGATTCTCGTGCAATCGAGAAGAGTCCTCGACCACAGCGCCCAACACTTCCAATCGACATGTATGAGCTCCATCATGAGATAATCATTCGCACACTTGTGCCTGGAATTACTCCTGAAAACCTCAAGGTTTCAATCACTCGCGACCATGTCTCTATCTCAGGAACACGCCCTGCTCCTGATGGAGTGCCAAGCAAAAACTATTTCGAGAGAGAGGTTGAATGGGGAGAATTTTCTCGCATGATTGAACTTCCAACAGAAGTTGATGTCGAACATGCAGAGGCAGTTGAAAAGTATGGCCTACTCGTCATTCGACTTCCAAAAATCGATTCCATGAAGACTCAGGAATTAAAAGTGAAATCGGTCTAAAAATACAACGACTTCGGTCGTTGTATTTTTATATACAAAAACTCAGTACATTGCTGTACTGAGGAGAATATGGTCACTTATTTTTTCTGCAGCGAAGCAGCTGCCTTAAAACGAGATTTGAATTTCTCATATCGCTTACGAGTGTCCTCATTCGCAAGGAGCTGTTCCCTATTACGAATCTCGCGCGGGAGATTTGATGGAAGGCGTGCAATGAACTGTGAGGCAGTGAAGTCGCGATCCAACCCACTTGAAAAGCGATTGATATAATGGGAGCGGAAGTGTGCATAGCCCTCAACACTATCGAGTGACAGGCGAATGATGATTCCCCCAAAGTATTCCTGTGCAAGCAGAGCAACAACTGCACAGTGCCCCGAAAGCGGGTTATGTGAAGACCAAGTTTTTGCGTCAGCACTGGTATCACGCGCACAGATGTTGAGAATTATCTGAGAAAAGAGGCGTGGAGTTATGAGCTGATGAGCATGCATAGCTACTCCATACATGTACAAGTCTAGATATAGGATAGCAGAGGCAAGGAGGAAATGCTAATAGAAACAAATACTAAGTGCGGGTAGGGAGAATCGGTCCGAGTCTCTAAGTGTTTTAGGTACCCTGCGCCCAAAAAGCACTGGGAGATATCTCACGAACTTTGTTCGCGCACCCTAATGGGGCCCGCACGACAAAGTTCTTCGAGAACCCACGGTTCTCGACGGTATTCCTTTTGGAAATAGGAATACCTGCTCTCCTAGACGGGGAAGGCTTCCTTCCCCGACCCCCTTTCGTTCGATTCTCCCTTCCCGCACAAAAAGAAAAAACAGAGGCTTTCGCTCTGTTTTTTCTTTTTGTGCGGGTAGGGAGAATCGAACTCCCGACACCTGCTTGGGAAGCAGAAGTTTTACCACTAAACCATACCCGCATACTTTTATTCTAATACAGAACCTTTGGTTCTTGAAGCAGAAGTTTTACGATTAAGAACGTCGCTTCGCGAGCCAGGCGTTCTTGCCTCATAAGGAATCGCCTCCGCGATTCACATCAACTCAAGGAATTGCTGCGCACTTCCTCTTTGAGGTAAACCATACCCGCATACTTTTATTCTAATACAGAACCTTTGGTTCTTGAAGCAGAAGTTTTACGATATCACAGAGAAAACAAAAAACCCTTGCAGGTCTTTGGGGCACATTAGTTTCCAACAAAGACCTTCTTTGTGCGCGAAAGCAGACTAGAGTCCTTTATTTCGGTTGTTACCGACTGTTCACCCTTAGGATCTTTCTTGTCGGTAGTAATTACCATAACATTTTCACCTGCGCGTGCAACCATGTACTGCTCGCGGAAAAGCTCCTCCTGGCCTCTGGCGGTCTTCAGACGCTCATTTTCTGCACGCAATGCCTCTTCACGTGCCTTCATACTCACCAAATCTTCTTGGGCTCCAGCATACTTGTCAGCCTGTTCGGTATGGATGCGATATGACTCCGCCGTCCCACGAATAGACAGAAAAGTCAAAATTGCCAGTACGAGAACAACCGGCATTGAGAAAAGAGCCCTCGTTGCTTTCCTTTTTGCGCGATAAGGTGGCACAGTTGGCATATCTGTAGTATACTACAAAAACTAAATAATCATAGATATGTCAGTCACACTCTTTCGAAAGGCACAGAGCAAATGGGGTAAGCGCGTATTTGGCGTCCTCGGCGTCCTTGTGGCAGGTTCAATGATCCTCGTCTACGTCGCACCATTTTTTAACTAGGAAAAATGAGAGAAGCCAGCATGGGCATGCTGGTTTTTTGATACTTCAGGGCTTTGCCCTGGCAGGAAATCTCACGTCGCGATGCGGCGCACCCTAAAGGGGCCCACACCGCCCTGCTCCTTAGGAACCCACGGTTCCTAACGCTTTCTTTGAAGACAAAGAAAGCTGTGCTCCTCCACGGGGAACCTCCCCGTTCCCCGACCCCCTCGACGGTTCGATTTCTGCTAGGGACTACAAAATGCAAAAGACTAGAGGCTTCGCTCTAGTCTTTTGTATATTTTGTGCCCCTAGCAGGAATCGAACCTACATCTACTCCTTAGGACGGAGCTGTTCTGCCGGAAAAATCAAAAACCATACGAATTTTGTATGGTTTTTGATTGAGTTGATGTGGCGCGCGGTGGCACGACATCTACCGGCAAGAACGCCTGGTGCCCGGAGGGCCGTTCTTATCCATTGAACTCTTCTTATTGTGCCTCCAGCAGGAATCGGACCCACATCTACTCCTTAGGACGGAGCTGTTCTATCCATTGAACTATGGAGGCAAGAGCAAGCCCCGTGGGGCTTGCTTAAATGTAACACTACAGACTATTCAGGAATATTCAAGAGTCCTGCCACCTTTGGCTTATTGAAACCAACAATGATTTCACCATCGATATCAATAACTGGAACACCCATTTGACCTGACTTCTTCACCATCTCCTCGCGCTTTGCAAGGTCGGTACCAACATCAAACTCCTGAAATGCAATATTGTTCTTCGTAAAATACTCTTTTGCTAATTTACAATAAACGCAATACTGCGTTGAATATATAGTAACTGATTTCATGATCGAGAAACTAACGGGTAATGCTTGTATTCTAGCACAGGATTTTCGCGTGGTATACTATCAATATGGAAATGCAAGATCAGCGAATTGAGCGCATATTGCAGCTCACTGAGGAGACAAACAAGATTGTGCGTGGCATGCGCAATCAACACCGTATGTCCTCACTATTTAGAGTGATATATATTGTTGCATTTGTATATGCCTCATGGTGGGGTTATCAGCAAATGCTCCCTTATCTTAACCAGCTTAAGTCAACCTATGCGCAAATCAATGAGCTTAATAGGAC
This window contains:
- a CDS encoding Hsp20/alpha crystallin family protein yields the protein MRNTSFFEKLTGSLRLTDDDLKALNEHADGSSETVSPATTPKVTLPSAYDDNTIIEETDEDFEIPDDAEVETVEEVIEDDSIDSEEIEEYYEEIIDEEEPARHMKLVDFEDEPQIRNTEQEIEEEDVEETDDDEDYPVFNIEHEEEPEEAPQKILDYDSRAIEKSPRPQRPTLPIDMYELHHEIIIRTLVPGITPENLKVSITRDHVSISGTRPAPDGVPSKNYFEREVEWGEFSRMIELPTEVDVEHAEAVEKYGLLVIRLPKIDSMKTQELKVKSV
- a CDS encoding PrsW family glutamic-type intramembrane protease, whose product is MAFGEVTTNTFFIALLLGLVPSLFWLWFWLREDRLHPEPKSMIMLAFLGGMVATMLAYPLERAVADIGLTEQQRFMVWVVMEELLKYAALFFLVLRSPYFDEPIDAVIYMITIALGFAALENTLFILGPLASGDQATAMNLTALRFVGATLLHVASSALVGIAMSFAYFKVKGHRILFSVSGILAAITLHAIYNLSIVESSDPSTVYNIFIGLWVSVLGVLLACERIKRLPPRTHLSFPNLKRI
- a CDS encoding glutaredoxin domain-containing protein, which produces MKSVTIYSTQYCVYCKLAKEYFTKNNIAFQEFDVGTDLAKREEMVKKSGQMGVPVIDIDGEIIVGFNKPKVAGLLNIPE